One genomic window of Vibrio rhizosphaerae includes the following:
- a CDS encoding MetQ/NlpA family lipoprotein has translation MKLSLKGLLTIATAASALVLASCGDKTADNNKIKVGVIAGAETQVAEVAKKVAKDKYNLDVELVTFTDYVTPNAALDDGSVDVNAFQHKPYLDQQIADRGYKLKIAGKTFVYPIAGYSKTIKSVDALKAGDRIAVPNDPTNLGRSLILLQQQGLITLRDGVGLKATVQDIVKNPKQLEILELDAAQLPRSLDDVTIAIINTTFASQLHLSPEKDGLFVEDKESPYVNLIVARENNVNDQNVQNFVKAYQTDEVYQAAMKIFNDGVVKGW, from the coding sequence ATGAAATTAAGTCTAAAGGGTTTACTAACGATTGCGACGGCAGCTTCAGCACTCGTGCTGGCCAGTTGTGGCGATAAAACTGCCGATAATAACAAAATCAAAGTAGGTGTCATTGCCGGGGCAGAAACTCAGGTTGCCGAAGTTGCTAAGAAAGTGGCAAAAGATAAATATAACCTCGATGTCGAGCTGGTCACATTTACTGATTATGTCACGCCTAATGCTGCACTTGATGATGGTTCTGTTGATGTAAACGCATTCCAGCACAAACCCTATCTGGACCAGCAAATTGCAGACCGTGGCTACAAATTAAAGATTGCTGGCAAGACGTTCGTTTACCCGATTGCCGGATATTCCAAAACAATCAAATCGGTTGATGCTCTGAAAGCAGGTGACCGAATTGCGGTTCCGAATGATCCAACCAACCTTGGCCGCTCATTGATTCTCCTTCAACAGCAAGGTCTGATTACCTTACGTGATGGTGTTGGTCTAAAAGCCACAGTGCAAGATATTGTCAAGAATCCAAAGCAGTTAGAAATCCTTGAATTAGATGCAGCCCAACTGCCACGTTCACTGGATGATGTGACGATTGCAATCATCAATACAACCTTTGCCAGCCAACTGCACCTCTCTCCAGAAAAAGATGGTCTTTTTGTCGAAGACAAAGAATCACCATATGTGAACCTGATCGTCGCACGTGAAAATAACGTCAATGACCAAAACGTGCAAAACTTCGTCAAAGCCTATCAGACAGATGAAGTTTATCAGGCTGCGATGAAAATCTTCAATGACGGTGTTGTCAAAGGCTGGTAA